Proteins from one Salvelinus sp. IW2-2015 linkage group LG9, ASM291031v2, whole genome shotgun sequence genomic window:
- the hectd1 gene encoding E3 ubiquitin-protein ligase HECTD1 isoform X6: MSQVEFLCERGADVNRGQRSSSLHYAACFGRPQVAKTLLRHGANPDLRDEDGKTPLDKARERGHSEVVAILQSPGDWMCPVNKGEDKKKKDLNEEEEGSEPKGDPEMAPIYLKRLLPVFAQTFQQTMLPSIRKASLALIRKMIHYSCEVLLKEVCDSDAGHNLPTVLVEITATVLDQEDDDDGHLLALQIIRDLVDKGGDVFLDQLARLGVINKVSTLAGPTSDDENEEESKPEKEDEPQEEAKEVQQGKPYHWRDWSVIRGRDCLYIWSDAAALELSNGSNGWFRFILDGKLATMYSSGSPEGGSDSSESRSEFLEKLQRARSQVKPVTASQPILSALGPTKLTVGNWSLTCLKEGEIAIHNSDGQQATILKEDLPGFVFESNRGTKHSFTAETSLGSEFVTGWTGKRGRKLKSKLEKTKQKVKTVARDLYEDHFKAVESMPRGVVVTLRNIATQLESAWELHTNRQCIEGENTWRDLMKTALENLIVVLKDENTISPYEMCSSGLVQALFTVLNNSVELDMKHDCKPLMERINVFKTAFSENEDDESRPAVALIRKLLAVLESIERLPLHLYDTPGSTYNLQILTRRLRFRLERAPGETALIDRTGRMLKMEPLATVESLEQYLLKMVAKQWYDFDRSSFIFVRKLREGQTFTFRHQHDFDENGIVYWIGTNAKTAYEWVNPAAYGLVVVTSSEGRNLPYGRLEDILSRDSSALNCHTNDDKNAWFAIDLGLWVIPSAYTLRHARGYGRSALRNWVFQVSKDGQIWMSLYTHVDDCSLNEPGSTATWPLDPSKEEKQGWRHIRIKQMGKNASGQTHYLSLSGLEIYGTVSGVCEDQLGKAVKEAEANLRRQRRLFRSQVMKYIVPGARVVRGIDWKWRDQDGNPAGEGTVTGEAHNGWIDVTWDAGGSNSYRMGAEGKFDLKLAPGYDPESAPSPKPVSSTVSGTAQSWSSLVKNNCPDKGGSSSAAGASSSSRKGSSSSVCSVASSSDISLSSTKVERRAESLLGGVLGVSGGTIGEEGQEPIVVLSSEAGCVSSTLTAEGVERKAGADRQEAVDATSISMALVSVSSPDVSSVSESSSKEAASQRPLCSAASARLSVSSLLATSAPMSSSASVPNLSSREASLMESFVRRAPNMSRTNATNNMNLSRSSSDNNTNTLGRNVMSTATSPLMGAQSFPNLTTTGTTSTVTMSTSIVTSSNNVATATTGLSVGQLLSNTLTTSLTSTSSESDTGQEAEFSLYDFLDSCRANTLLAELDDEEDLPEPDDDDDENEDDNQEDQEYEEVLVRSRVNLGFHIHFNREEEEYETKGGRRRTWDDDFVLKRQFSALVPAFDPRPGRTNVQQTTDLEIPPPGTPRSEVQEEVECPPSPHLALILKVAGLGTTREVELPLSNYKGTIFYYVQKLLQLSCSGSVKSDKLRRIWEPTYTIMYREMKDSDKEKESRKMGCWSVEHVEQYLGTDELPKNDLITYMQKNADSSFLRHWKLTGTNKSIRKNRNCSQLIAAYKDFCEHGCRSGGLSPGSLGAMQTCDILSVASEQAQAKAGSSQSACGVEDVLQLLRILFIIGGDPHAHTRTFQEEDLQFNASPEEFTSKKVTTKILQQIEEPLALASGALPEWCEQLTSKCPFLIPFETRQLYFTCTAFGASRAVVWLQNRREATMERSRPSTTVRRDDPGEFRVGRLKHERVKVPRGDQMMEWAESVMQIHADRKSVLEVEFQGEEGTGLGPTLEFYALVAAEFQRTSLGIWLCDDDFPDDESRQVDLGGGLKPPGYYVQRSCGLFPAPFPQDSDELDRLSKLFLFLGVFLAKCIQDNRLVDLPISRPFFKLLCMGDIKSNMSKLLYASRGGPLLLDPTEQHHHFSEIQSEASTEESLDTYSVGSFDEDSKSEFILDPPKPKPPAWYHGILTWEDFELVNPHRAKFLKEMKELAVKRRLILGNKSLSEDEKNTRLQDLMLKNPMGSGPPLSVEDLGLNFQFCPSSKVHGFSAVDLKPNGNDEMVTMENAEEYVELMFDFSMHTGIQKQMEAFREGFNRVFPMEKLSSFSHKEVQMILCGNQSPSWTSEDVMNYTEPKLGYTRDSPGFLRFVRVLCGMSSDERKAFLQFTTGCSTLPPGGLANLHPRLTIVRKVDATDSSYPSVNTCVHYLKLPEYSSEDIMRERLLAATMEKGFHLN, encoded by the exons ATGTCCCAGGTTGAGTTCCTGTGTGAGAGAGGTGCTGATGtcaacagaggtcagaggtcctcctccctccactacGCTGCCTGTTTTGGACGGCCTCAAGTAGCAAAG ACTCTACTGCGACATGGAGCCAACCCTGACCTCCGAGATGAAGATGGGAAAACTCCCCTGGACAAAGCAAGAGAGCGTGGCCACAGTGAGGTGGTAGCCATTCTCCAGTCTCCTG GAGACTGGATGTGCCCCGTGAACAAAGGAGAGGACAAGAAGAAGAAAGACTtgaacgaggaggaggagggcagtgaACCCAAAGGAGACCCTGAGATGGCCCCCATCTACCTGAAGAGGCTGCTACCAGTATTTGCACAAACCTTTCAGCAAACCATGCTACCTTCTATTAG GAAAGCTAGCCTGGCTCTGATCAGGAAGATGATCCACTACAGCTGTGAAGTGCTGCTGAAGGAGGTGTGTGACTCTGACGCCGGTCACAACTTGCCCACCGTGCTAGTGGAGATCACCGCCACCGTGCTGGAtcaggag GATGATGATGACGGTCACCTGCTGGCCCTGCAGATCATCAGAGACCTGGTGGACAAGGGAGGAGACGTCTTCCTGGACCAGCTGGCCAGGCTGGGCGTCATCAACAAGGTGTCCACTCTGGCCGGACCCACCTCAGACGACGAGAACGAGGAGGAGTCCAAACCAGAGAAG GAGGACGAGCCCCAGGAGGAAGCCAAAGAGGTGCAGCAGGGGAAGCCTTACCACTGGCGTGACTGGTCCGTCATCAGGGGGAGGGACTGCCTGTACATCTGGAGCGACGCTGCAGCCCTGGAGCTCTCCAACGGCTCCAACGGATGGTTCCGCTTCATCCTGGACGGCAAGCTGGCCACCATGTATTCCAGCGGCAGCCCCGAGGGAGGCTCCGACAGCTCAG AGAGTCGTAGTGAGTTTCTGGAGAAGCTGCAGCGTGCCCGGAGCCAGGTGAAGCCTgtgacagccagccagcccatcCTGTCTGCCCTGGGTCCCACCAAGCTGACGGTGGGGAACTGGTCCCTGACCTgcctgaaggagggagagatcgCCATCCACAACTCTGACGGGCAGCAGGCCACCATCCTCAAGGAGGACCTGCCCGGCTTCGTGTTCGAGTCCAATAGGGGCACCAAGCATTCCTTCACCGCTGAAACGTCACTAG GGTCAGAGTTTGTTACCGGCTGGactgggaagagaggaaggaagcttAAATCCAAATTGGAGAAAACAAAACAGAAG GTGAAGACTGTGGCCAGAGACCTGTATGAAGACCACTTCAAGGCGGTGGAGAGCATGCCCAGGGGGGTGGTGGTCACCCTGAGAAACATCGCCACCCAGCTGGAGTCTGCTTGGGAGCTGCATACCAACAGACAG TGTATCGAGGGAGAGAACACATGGAGAGACCTGATGAAAACAGCTCTGGAAAACTTGATTGTGGTTCTCAAGGATGAAAACACCATCTCCCCATATGAAATGTGCAGCAGTGGCCTCGTTCAAGCACTTTTTACTGTCCTTAATAAT aGTGTTGAACTTGACATGAAACATGATTGTAAACCATTAATGGAAAggataaatgtatttaaaactgCATTCAGTGAAAACGAAGATGATGAAAG CCGACCTGCAGTTGCCTTAATCCGCAAACTACTAGCAGTCCTGGAGTCCATTGAGCGGCTACCTCTGCATCTGTATGACACCCCAGGCTCCACCTATAACCTGCAG atCCTGACGAGGAGGTTGCGTTTCCGTCTGGAGCGTGCCCCTGGGGAGACGGCGCTGATCGACCGTACAGGGCGCATGTTGAAGATGGAGCCCCTGGCCACCGTGGAGTCTCTGGAGCAGTACCTCCTCAAGATG gtggcCAAGCAGTGGTACGACTTTGACAGATCCTCCTTCATCTTCGTCAGGAaactgagagagggacagaccTTCACATTCAGACACCAGCATGACTTTGACGAGAACGGAATAGTTTACTGGATTGGCACCAATGCAAA GACTGCATATGAGTGGGTGAACCCAGCAGCCTACGGCCTGGTGGTAGTGACCTCTTCTGAGGGTCGTAACCTGCCCTACGGCCGACTGGAGGACATCCTGAGTCGGGACAGCTCTGCCCTTAACTGCCACACCAACGACGATAAGAACGCGTGGTTCGCCATCGACTTGGGCCTGTGGGTCATCCCCTCGGCCTACACCCTGCGCCATGCCCGTGGCTACGGCCGCTCTGCCCTCAGGAACTGGGTGTTCCAGGTGTCCAAAGACGGCCAGATCTGGATGAGTCTGTACACCCACGTGGATGACTGCAGCCTCAACGAGCCAGG GTCCACAGCAACCTGGCCTCTGGACCCTTCGAAAGAGGAGAAGCAGGGCTGGAGACACATCCGCATCAAGCAGATGGGGAAGAATGCCAGCGGGCAGACCCACTACCTGTCTCTGTCAGGCCTGGAGATCTACGGCACCGTCAGCGGCGTGTGTGAGGATCAGCTAG GTAAAGCAGTGAAGGAGGCAGAGGCCAATCTACGCAGGCAGAGGCGTCTGTTCCGCTCCCAGGTGATGAAGTACATAGTGCCAGGGGCGCGCGTGGTGCGGGGCATCGACTGGAAGTGGAGAGACCAGGATGGCAACCCAGCAGGAGAGGGTACGGTGACTGGGGAGGCCCATAACG GCTGGATTGATGTCACCTGGGATGCTGGTGGCTCAAACTCTTACCGTATGGGTGCTGAAGGAAAATTTGACCTCAAGCTTGCGCCAGGGTACGACCCTGAGTCTGCGCCATCACCCAAACCTGTCTCATCCACTGTTTCAGGCACAGCGCAGTCCTGGAGCAGCCTGGTGAAAAATAACTGTCCGGACAAGGGCGGCTCCTCCTCGGCTGCAGGGGCCAGCTCTTCAAGCCGGAAGGGCAGTAGCAGCTCGGTGTGTAGCGTGGCCAGCAGCAGCGATATCAGTCTCAGCTCCACCAAGGTAGAGCGCCGGGCCGAGAGCCTGCTGGGGGGGGTCCTAGGGGTCAGTGGTGGCACCATCGGGGAAGAGGGCCAAGAGCCCATCGTGGTACTGTCCTCCGAGGCTGGATGCGTGTCCAGCACGTTAACTGCTGAGGGCGTCGAGCGTAAAGCAGGTGCGGACAGGCAAGAGGCTGTAGACGCCACGTCCATCTCCATGGCACTAGTCAGCGTCAGCTCGCCTGACGTCAGCTCCGTGTCCGAGTCCTCCAGTAAGGAGGCGGCTTCCCAGAGGCCTCTATGTTCTGCGGCCAGCGCCCGTCTGTCCGTTAGCTCTCTGCTGGCGACCAGCGCTCCCATGAGCTCCAGTGCCAGCGTGCCCAACCTGTCGTCACGGGAGGCCAGCCTCATGGAATCGTTTGTGAGGAGGGCTCCCAACATGTCCCGCACCAATGCCACCAACAACATGAACCTGAGTCGCAGCAGCAgcgacaacaacaccaacacactggGACGAAACGTCATGAGCACTGCAA cTTCTCCTCTCATGGGTGCACAGAGCTTTCCTAACCTCACAACCACTGGCACCACCTCAACTGTTACAATGTCCACATCCATAGTAACCAGCAGCAATAATGTAGCCACGGCAACCACAGGTTTGTCGGTTGGCCAGTTGCTCAGTAACACTCTGACCACCAGCCTGACCTCTACGTCTAGTGAGAGCGACACTGGTCAGGAAGCTGAGTTTTCCCTCTATG ACTTCCTGGACAGCTGTCGCGCTAACACGCTATTGGCCGAGTTAGATGATGAAGAGGATCTGCCTGagccagatgatgatgatgatgagaacgAGGATGACAATCAGGAAGACCAAGAGTATGAGGAAGTTTTGGTACGGTCCAGGGTAAACCTTGGTTTCCACATTCATTTTAATAGG gaagaggaagagtatGAAACCAAAGGGGGTCGGCGTAGAACCTGGGACGATGACTTTGTCCTCAAACGCCAGTTCTCTGCTTTAGTCCCGGCGTTCGACCCCAGACCAGGCCGGACCAACGTCCAGCAGACCACTGACCTGGAGATCCCTCCCCCAg GTACACCTCGCTCTGAAGTCCAGGAGGAGGTTGAgtgtcccccctccccccacctcgCCCTCATCCTCAAAGTGGCAGGGCTTGGAACCACCCGAGAAGTTGAACTACCTCTCTCCAACTACAAGGGTACTATCTTTTACTATGTCCAGAAGCTCCTCCAGCTCTCCTGCAGCGGGAGCGTCAAGTCAGATAAACTGCGGCGGATCTGGGAACCCACATATAC GATAATGTACAGAGAAATGAAGGATTCAGACAAAGAGAAGGAAAGTAGAAAGATG GGTTGCTGGTCTGTAGAGCATGTGGAGCAATACCTTGGCACTGATGAATTACCAAAGAATGACTTGATAACCTACATGCAGAAGAATGCAGACTCATCTTTCCTGCGCCACTGGAAATTAACCGGCACTAATAAAAGTATTAGGAAAAACAGAAATTGTTCTCAGCTCATAGCTGCATACAAG GACTTTTGTGAGCATGGGTGCAGGTCGGGGGGCCTGAGCCCTGGGTCTCTGGGTGCCATGCAGACCTGTGACATCCTGAGTGTGGCTAGTGAGCAGGCCCAGGCCAAGGCTGGCTCCAGCCAGAGCGCCTGCGGTGTGGAAGATGTGCTCCAGCTGCTCCGCATCCTCTTCATCATCGGAGGAGACCCCCACGCCCACACACGCACCTTCCAGGAAG AGGATCTCCAATTCAATGCATCGCCCGAGGAATTCACCAGCAAGAAAGTCACAACGAAGATTCTCCAGCAGATCGAGGAGCCTCTGGCCCTGGCCAGCGGGGCCCTCCCAGAATGGTGTGAGCAGCTTACCAGCAAGTGTCCTTTCCTCATCCCCTTTGAGACACGGCAGCTCTACTTCACCTGCACTGCGTTTGGAGCCTCCAG GGCGGTAGTGTGGCTGCAGAACCGGCGGGAGGCGACCATGGAGCGCTCGCGGCCCTCCACCACGGTGCGGAGAGACGACCCTGGGGAGTTCAGGGTGGGCCGGCTCAAACATGAGAGAGTCAAGGTCCCCCGCGGAGACCAGATGATGGAGTGGGCTGAGAGCGTCATGCAGATCCACGCTGACAGGAAATCTGTTTTGGAA gttgAATTCCAGGGGGAGGAGGGTACAGGCCTGGGTCCAACACTGGAGTTCTATGCTCTGGTGGCAGCTGAGTTCCAGAGGACATCCCTGGGTATCTGGCTCTGTGATGATGACTTCCCAGACGATGAGTCTCGCCAG GTGGATCTGGGTGGGGGTCTGAAACCTCCAGGCTACTACGTCCAGCGCTCCTGCGGCCTGTTCCCAGCCCCATTCCCCCAGGACAGTGACGAGCTGGATCGCCTCAGCAAACTCTTCCTCTTCTTGGGGGTCTTCCTGGCCAAGTGCATTCAGGACAACCGCCTGGTGGACCTTCCCATCTCACGACCCTTCTTCAAGTTGCTCTGTATGGGTGACATCAAGAGCAACATGTCCAAGCTGCTGTACGCCTCCCGTGGGGGCCCTCTCCTCCTCGATCCCACCGAGCAGCACCACCACTTCTCAGAGATCCAGTCGGAGGCGTCTACCGAGGAGAGCCTGGACACCTATTCTGTCGGAAGCTTTGACGAGGACTCCAAGTCCGAGTTCATCCTGGACCCCCCTAAACCCAAGCCCCCGGCCTGGTACCACGGCATCCTGACCTGGGAGGACTTTGAACTCGTCAACCCCCACCGGGCCAAGTTCCTGAAGGAGATGAAGGAGCTGGCGGTGAAGAGGAGGCTGATCCTGGGGAACAAGAGTCTGTCTGAGGATGAGAAGAACACTAGGCTGCAGGACCTCATGCTGAAGAACCCCATGGGCTCTGGACCACCACTTAGTGTAGAGGACCTGGG ATTGAATTTCCAGTTCTGCCCCTCATCCAAAGTGCATGGGTTCTCAGCAGTGGACCTGAAGCCCAATGGAAATGACGAG ATGGTGACCATGGAGAATGCCGAGGAGTATGTGGAGCTCATGTTTGACTTCTCTATGCACACTGGCATCCAGAAACAAATGGAGGCTTTCAGAG AGGGTTTTAACCGAGTGTTCCCCATGGAGAAGCTGAGCTCCTTCAGTCACAAGGAGGTGCAGATGATCCTCTGTGGAAACCAGTCTCCTTCCTGGACATCTGAGGACGTCATGAACTACACAGAGCCTAAGCTGGGCTACACTCGGGACAG TCCTGGGTTCCTGCGTTTTGTGCGGGTGCTGTGTGGCATGTCATCTGACGAGAGGAAAGCCTTCCTCCAGTTCACCACAGGATGCTCCACTCTGCCCCCTGGTGGTCTGGCCAACCTGCACCCACGCCTCACCATCGTTCGGAAG GTGGACGCGACAGACTCGAGCTATCCATCTGTTAACACTTGTGTGCACTACCTGAAGCTGCCAGAGTATTCCTCTGAAGACATCATGAGAGAGCGCCTCCTAGCGGCTACCATGGAGAAGGGCTTCCACCTCAACTGA